One Acidimicrobiales bacterium DNA window includes the following coding sequences:
- a CDS encoding relaxase domain-containing protein, with amino-acid sequence MAPSGWRYYAEEVALGLEDYFTGRGEAPGHWTGSGAAGLGLAGQVDPTHLAALFGQGRDPLTEDALGRPFDHRAGSEVVAGYSLSLSPPNPHLSASRFGRPGASAKRPSW; translated from the coding sequence ATGGCGCCCTCCGGCTGGCGCTACTACGCCGAGGAGGTTGCCCTCGGACTCGAGGACTACTTCACTGGCCGGGGCGAGGCGCCCGGGCACTGGACCGGCTCGGGTGCCGCCGGCCTCGGCCTGGCCGGCCAGGTCGACCCCACCCACCTGGCTGCCCTGTTCGGCCAGGGCCGGGACCCGCTCACCGAAGACGCCCTCGGCCGGCCGTTCGACCACCGGGCCGGCTCGGAGGTGGTGGCCGGCTACTCGCTGTCGCTGTCGCCGCCTAACCCGCACCTTTCAGCAAGCCGGTTTGGCCGACCGGGCGCGTCCGCGAAAAGGCCCTCCTGGTAA